One window from the genome of Mucilaginibacter ginsenosidivorans encodes:
- a CDS encoding DUF4249 domain-containing protein: MKKIIYTLTILLVWWGCKKPYQPVAITTDSNYLVVEGIINTGNDSTIIRLSRTVKVSSSQRSTPELNAMVIIESDAGATYGLPDAGNGYYKAGPLGLSSSNKYRLRITTATGKTYESDLIEARNSPPIDSVYYRILNNGVEIYADTHDPTNSTKYYRWEYESTYQYHSAFNSFLKLVTTPQDTVLGRTIPEHIYVCYRGNKSSTILINSSAKLSQDVITQNPIAFIASNAEELESRYSILVKQYALTPGAFSYFQQLKKNSEQLGSIFDAQPSELPGNIHCLTNPSEPVLGYITAGAPTQLRMYIRNRDLPAWLTDSPYSGCKLDTDLFARPQGSTVVNEVQEYIYTGVHIPIFVIQPQGAPKPDGYTASVPGCVDCTLRGTNIKPAFWVDE; this comes from the coding sequence ATGAAGAAAATAATTTATACACTAACTATTTTACTGGTGTGGTGGGGTTGCAAAAAGCCTTACCAGCCGGTTGCTATAACCACGGATAGTAATTACCTGGTTGTGGAAGGCATTATCAACACCGGCAATGATTCGACTATAATCAGGCTGAGCCGTACGGTGAAGGTTTCTTCTTCGCAACGATCGACGCCTGAACTGAATGCCATGGTGATAATAGAAAGCGATGCGGGCGCCACTTACGGCTTACCCGATGCAGGCAACGGGTATTATAAAGCAGGGCCCTTAGGTTTAAGTTCATCCAACAAATACCGCCTGAGGATAACGACGGCGACGGGAAAAACTTACGAGTCGGACCTGATAGAAGCCAGGAATTCGCCGCCTATTGACAGTGTTTATTACCGCATCCTGAATAACGGCGTGGAGATATACGCCGATACGCACGACCCGACCAACAGTACCAAATATTACCGCTGGGAGTATGAAAGCACTTACCAGTATCACAGTGCCTTCAACTCGTTCCTCAAGTTGGTGACCACCCCGCAAGACACCGTATTGGGCCGTACTATACCAGAGCATATATACGTATGCTACCGCGGCAATAAGTCGAGTACGATCCTGATCAATTCATCCGCTAAACTATCGCAGGATGTGATCACACAAAACCCTATTGCCTTTATCGCATCGAATGCCGAAGAGTTAGAGAGCCGCTATAGTATCCTGGTAAAACAATACGCCTTAACTCCCGGTGCATTTAGCTATTTCCAGCAATTGAAGAAAAACAGTGAGCAACTGGGTAGTATTTTCGATGCGCAGCCATCCGAATTGCCCGGGAATATTCACTGCCTGACAAACCCGTCGGAACCAGTGCTTGGGTACATTACGGCAGGCGCTCCGACCCAGTTGCGCATGTATATCAGGAACAGGGATCTGCCGGCATGGCTTACGGACAGCCCTTATAGCGGCTGCAAACTGGATACGGATCTGTTTGCCCGGCCGCAGGGTAGCACCGTTGTTAACGAAGTGCAGGAATATATCTATACAGGAGTACATATACCGATTTTTGTTATACAGCCGCAGGGTGCCCCCAAGCCAGACGGTTATACAGCTTCGGTACCCGGATGTGTAGATTGTACCCTGAGAGGCACAAATATAAAGCCGGCGTTTTGGGTAGACGAATGA
- a CDS encoding DUF4249 domain-containing protein — translation MKSIIVVTSVFILAIAMAWGCKKPYLGPAIVSKDSYLVIEGLINTGPDSTFIKLTRTVKLSDIAKPSGELNATVTIEGDNNSSYQLTEAGGGLYQSPPLYLGTNAKYRLRVKTASNEEYLSDFVEAKETPDIDSVSYEVQNDGVQFYVNSHDAANKTRYYRWDFDETWGYHAFARSYFKIGGDGYPELRVAPEDKIYGCYRSNPGVQILTATTTKLSQDVVLHQPLDFISQGSGKISHGYSLLLRQYALTEAGYSYWENLKKNTEEIGSIFDAQPSELPSNIHCLSEPGKPVIGFVSASSVKSKRVFVNNFIAGLFVPDYIAPPTADECKGGAILIEPQVSFQYRLKQLTGTGDTVLLNGIYNRMGVLLGYGYAARNCADCRTKAPYGTNLAPAFWPIPQRF, via the coding sequence ATGAAAAGTATAATAGTGGTAACGAGTGTATTTATTTTAGCGATTGCTATGGCATGGGGCTGTAAAAAGCCCTATTTAGGCCCGGCTATTGTTTCTAAAGATAGTTACCTGGTTATCGAAGGGCTGATCAATACCGGGCCTGACTCGACCTTTATTAAATTGACAAGGACAGTTAAACTATCGGATATTGCCAAACCGTCGGGCGAGCTGAACGCTACAGTGACTATTGAAGGCGATAACAATAGCTCATATCAGCTAACAGAGGCCGGAGGCGGCTTGTATCAATCGCCACCGCTTTACCTGGGTACCAATGCCAAATACCGCTTACGGGTAAAGACCGCCAGCAACGAAGAGTACCTTTCTGATTTTGTTGAAGCAAAGGAGACGCCGGATATTGACAGCGTAAGTTACGAGGTGCAGAATGATGGTGTACAGTTTTATGTTAACTCGCACGATGCCGCCAATAAAACGAGATATTACCGTTGGGATTTTGATGAAACATGGGGATATCATGCATTCGCCCGGTCCTATTTTAAGATCGGTGGTGATGGTTACCCGGAATTACGCGTGGCCCCGGAGGATAAAATTTACGGATGCTACCGTTCGAATCCGGGGGTACAGATATTAACCGCCACTACAACAAAATTATCCCAGGATGTGGTCCTTCACCAACCGCTTGACTTTATCAGCCAGGGATCGGGTAAAATATCGCATGGCTACAGCTTATTGCTGCGTCAGTATGCGCTTACCGAAGCAGGATATAGTTACTGGGAAAACCTGAAAAAGAACACGGAAGAGATAGGGAGCATATTTGATGCACAGCCATCCGAATTGCCCAGTAATATTCATTGCCTAAGCGAACCGGGCAAGCCGGTTATCGGCTTTGTCAGTGCATCGAGTGTAAAATCAAAAAGGGTATTTGTCAATAATTTTATCGCTGGCTTGTTTGTTCCGGATTATATAGCACCACCCACTGCAGATGAGTGTAAGGGCGGCGCCATCCTGATTGAACCGCAGGTCAGCTTTCAATACCGGCTGAAACAGCTAACAGGCACGGGCGATACAGTTTTGCTGAATGGTATATATAATCGTATGGGCGTTTTGCTGGGATATGGTTACGCAGCCAGGAACTGTGCAGACTGTCGGACAAAAGCCCCTTACGGCACTAACCTGGCGCCCGCGTTTTGGCCGATACCACAACGATTTTAG
- a CDS encoding DUF4249 domain-containing protein, with protein sequence MRKVIFISLTIITWFGCKKPYLGPAASSGTAATGFLVVEGTINTGADSTIIRVSRTVPLGSARRSEPVTDATVMVESDAGGTYGLPSYGNGYYKTGPLNLSALNKYRLRITTVNGTAYQSDFVVVKNSPPIDSVYYRILNNGVEIYADTHDPSNNTKYYRWEYESTYQFHSAFYSFLRLVTSPQDTLLPRILPDQIYVCYRGSKATTILLNSSAKLTQDVIAQNPIAFIPSSSEELQDRYSILVKQYALTPEAFNYYQQLKKNTEQLGSIFDAQPSELPGNIHCLTNPAEPVLGYITAGASAQQRIYINNRDLPAWITNSPYTGCKLDTDLFVRPQGSQVINEVKDNIYTGAHMGIFTIEPPGSNHILGYGAAVPECVDCTLRGTNVRPSFWIDE encoded by the coding sequence ATGAGAAAGGTCATCTTCATATCACTCACAATAATAACCTGGTTCGGTTGTAAAAAACCTTACCTGGGCCCGGCTGCGTCATCTGGTACCGCTGCGACAGGGTTTTTGGTTGTTGAAGGTACCATCAACACCGGCGCCGATTCGACCATTATCCGGGTAAGCCGTACTGTTCCATTAGGTTCGGCCAGGCGATCGGAACCGGTAACCGATGCAACCGTGATGGTAGAAAGCGACGCGGGTGGCACCTATGGTCTGCCTTCATATGGTAACGGGTATTATAAAACGGGGCCGCTGAACTTAAGTGCATTGAATAAATACCGGTTAAGGATCACTACCGTGAATGGGACAGCTTATCAGTCTGACTTTGTTGTAGTTAAAAACTCACCGCCAATTGATAGCGTATATTACCGCATCCTGAATAACGGTGTGGAGATATATGCTGACACGCACGACCCGTCTAACAATACCAAATATTATCGCTGGGAGTATGAAAGCACCTACCAGTTTCATAGCGCTTTTTATTCGTTCCTCCGTTTAGTAACCAGCCCGCAGGATACTTTGCTTCCCCGCATACTGCCTGACCAGATATATGTTTGCTACCGTGGCAGCAAGGCTACTACTATTTTACTCAACTCATCGGCGAAACTGACACAGGACGTGATAGCGCAAAATCCCATCGCCTTCATTCCGTCGAGTTCCGAAGAACTGCAAGACCGGTATAGCATTTTGGTAAAGCAATATGCGTTGACGCCGGAAGCATTTAATTACTATCAACAGCTGAAAAAAAACACGGAGCAATTAGGCAGCATTTTCGATGCGCAGCCATCGGAGCTGCCCGGGAACATTCACTGCCTCACAAACCCTGCGGAGCCTGTGCTTGGATATATTACAGCCGGCGCTTCGGCACAGCAGCGTATCTACATTAACAATAGGGATTTACCGGCATGGATAACAAACAGCCCCTATACCGGCTGTAAACTGGATACAGACTTGTTTGTCAGGCCCCAGGGGAGTCAAGTCATTAATGAAGTTAAGGACAATATTTATACAGGTGCTCATATGGGAATTTTCACCATAGAGCCACCTGGATCAAACCATATATTAGGGTATGGCGCTGCGGTACCTGAATGCGTTGACTGCACTTTAAGGGGAACTAATGTAAGGCCGAGTTTTTGGATAGACGAATGA
- a CDS encoding DUF4249 domain-containing protein — MTVSAMMLAACKKPYSPPAVTAPNNYLVVEGIIAAGQDSTVITLTRSVNIGQKNTHHPEWGATVTVQSDQGVSYSLTQTDSGRYASAPLNLDNNRKYKLLIRTADGRTYESDFEPVMVTPPIDTLRYDVTADGLSFFTNAHDPANKTHFYRWDYTETYLFLTPLVSLYKYIPYPFYFANRVISRKPSELIHTCYVSLNSTTVILNSSAKLREDVINDNPITQISSSSEKIYYRYSIIVRQYALTQKAYEFWTLLKKNTEQLGTIFDAQPSGIVGNLHCASDPKEPVIGYISAGTISKKRIFIDRTELPAWPFDPPQCKPTGLGWKKKENVPAELADSVFIPLGPIMTGYDPIAKDSTYSVPVGYYDCVNCRYHLNGKTQKPDFWK; from the coding sequence ATGACTGTTTCGGCAATGATGTTGGCTGCCTGCAAAAAGCCTTACAGCCCTCCTGCCGTTACGGCGCCAAATAATTACCTGGTGGTTGAGGGTATAATAGCGGCCGGGCAAGATTCAACAGTGATAACACTAACCCGGTCAGTAAATATAGGCCAAAAGAATACTCACCATCCGGAATGGGGCGCGACAGTAACTGTACAAAGCGACCAGGGTGTAAGCTATTCGCTTACCCAAACAGACAGCGGCAGATACGCATCGGCGCCTTTGAACCTGGATAACAACCGCAAGTATAAATTGCTGATCAGGACAGCTGACGGCCGCACGTATGAGTCCGATTTTGAACCAGTTATGGTGACACCGCCGATAGATACGCTCAGATATGATGTAACCGCCGACGGGCTTAGTTTTTTTACCAACGCGCACGACCCGGCAAACAAAACACACTTTTACCGGTGGGATTATACAGAGACCTATTTATTTCTTACCCCGCTGGTTTCGCTTTATAAATATATCCCGTACCCCTTTTATTTTGCAAATCGTGTCATCAGCCGAAAACCGTCTGAATTGATACATACCTGTTATGTAAGCCTCAATTCAACTACGGTTATTTTGAATTCGTCGGCAAAGCTTCGCGAGGATGTGATAAACGATAATCCTATAACGCAAATATCATCAAGCTCGGAAAAGATCTATTACCGGTATAGTATAATCGTACGGCAATATGCGCTTACTCAAAAAGCCTACGAGTTTTGGACGTTGCTGAAAAAAAATACGGAGCAGTTGGGCACCATCTTCGATGCACAGCCTTCGGGAATAGTCGGTAACCTGCATTGCGCATCCGACCCTAAAGAACCCGTTATCGGGTACATAAGCGCAGGCACCATTTCGAAAAAAAGGATATTTATTGACCGTACCGAATTGCCGGCCTGGCCTTTCGACCCTCCGCAATGCAAACCAACCGGTTTGGGCTGGAAAAAGAAGGAAAATGTACCGGCTGAACTGGCAGACAGCGTTTTTATACCGCTGGGCCCGATAATGACCGGATATGACCCGATAGCGAAGGACAGCACCTACAGTGTGCCCGTTGGCTATTACGATTGCGTGAATTGCCGGTATCACCTGAACGGAAAAACACAAAAGCCTGATTTTTGGAAATAA
- a CDS encoding DUF4249 domain-containing protein, which produces MRKVIFISLTIITWFGCKKPYLGPAASSDTAATGFLVVEGTINTGADSTIIRVSRTVPLGSARRSEPVTDATMMVESDAGGSYGLPSYGNGYYKTVALNLSASNKYRLRVLTPDSKEYASDFVTVKNSPPIDSITYRLDNTGVKLYVNTHDPENKTTYYKWSYIETYIIHADYVSTVKLVHVPFDTVVLRSLDEYVYQCWKNDSSVNVILGSSAKLKEDVISQSQLTYVNTGDEKMRTRYSILVKQDALTAEGFNYWQNLKKNTEQLGSVFDAQPSELQGNIHCITNPSEPVIGYISAGSTSQLRIYIDNSELPTWPVPASECTEKGYLFHDHDSAGRPTTPVRDFIYTGQIFVTGVIQPPGSVILGYTGVEDRACADCTLRGSNKRPSFWIDR; this is translated from the coding sequence ATGAGAAAGGTCATCTTCATATCACTCACAATAATAACCTGGTTCGGTTGTAAAAAACCCTACCTGGGCCCGGCTGCGTCATCTGATACCGCTGCTACAGGGTTTTTGGTTGTTGAAGGCACCATCAATACCGGCGCCGATTCGACCATTATCCGGGTAAGCCGTACTGTTCCATTAGGTTCGGCCAGGCGGTCGGAACCGGTAACCGATGCAACCATGATGGTAGAAAGTGACGCGGGCGGCAGCTATGGTCTGCCTTCATATGGTAACGGGTATTATAAAACCGTAGCTTTAAATTTAAGTGCGTCAAATAAATACCGCCTGCGGGTACTGACCCCGGATAGCAAGGAGTATGCTTCGGACTTTGTAACGGTAAAAAACTCGCCGCCTATTGACAGTATAACTTACCGTTTGGATAACACAGGCGTAAAGCTTTATGTAAATACGCACGACCCGGAAAACAAAACCACCTATTACAAATGGAGCTATATAGAAACCTACATCATTCACGCTGACTACGTTTCGACGGTTAAATTGGTCCATGTACCTTTCGATACCGTTGTCCTTCGCTCGCTGGATGAATATGTATATCAATGCTGGAAAAACGACAGCTCGGTTAACGTGATACTGGGTTCATCGGCCAAATTAAAAGAGGACGTGATATCGCAAAGCCAGCTCACTTATGTAAATACCGGCGACGAAAAAATGAGGACCCGTTACAGCATATTGGTAAAGCAGGACGCACTTACCGCCGAAGGCTTTAATTACTGGCAAAACCTGAAAAAAAATACCGAGCAGTTGGGTAGTGTATTTGACGCGCAGCCATCCGAATTACAAGGTAATATACATTGCATAACAAACCCTTCGGAACCTGTTATAGGCTATATCAGTGCCGGATCGACATCGCAGTTAAGGATATATATTGACAACAGCGAGTTGCCTACCTGGCCCGTTCCGGCAAGTGAATGCACCGAAAAGGGCTACTTATTTCATGACCACGACAGCGCCGGGCGGCCCACTACCCCTGTACGCGATTTTATCTATACCGGGCAAATATTTGTTACCGGGGTAATACAACCGCCGGGAAGCGTGATATTAGGGTATACAGGCGTGGAAGATCGTGCCTGTGCCGATTGTACGTTAAGGGGCAGCAATAAAAGACCGTCGTTTTGGATAGACCGATAA
- a CDS encoding TonB-dependent receptor: MKKVYFLSLCFALIFKLATAQDANKKTISVNFQQANIEQVVKDLESKTGYHFYYNPPQFDSLKVTVEATGKTLEAVLNMAFEKTDFHYTIRDQFVFLTKGRQVSATLAPGFFNTEQATAPATAAVTDYTEEKQTKVPEATTENKLYTIGIRTNTIKPGNSTLAGYVRNIKTGEAIIGASIYNPDTRVGTATDQFGYYSLTMPRGRITLIVKGLGMKDTRRRIILYSDGKLNIEMQEQVTSLKEVQISAEKVANVKSTQMGVNKLDIRSIKQIPTAFGEADVLRVVLTLPGVQSVGEATTGFNVRGGAADQNLILFNDATIYNPSHFFGFFSAFDPDIVKNIELYKSTIPEKYGGRLSSVLDVTDREGNKKKFAGSAGIGLLTSRLAVEGPIIKDKTSFIFGGRTTYSDWLLHLLPEAYKHSSASFYDLNLGISHQINDKNTIYLMGYWSQDKFRLNSDTAYAYSNKNANIKWKHNFSNKLYSVIMAGVDHYDYSITSSANPVDAYKLKFGVNQSNFKTDFTYYPNPKHTVDFGLSGIYYKLNPGDEEANGEKSLVISQVVPQEQALESALYLGDKYDITQDLSISAGIRYSLYASLGPATVDRYAPNLPKESVNVLDSVTYGKNKVMKTYKGPEIRVSARYNLTDDISVKAAYNTLRQYIHLLSNTTAISPTDTYKLSDPNVKPQFGQQVSLGLYRNAKSNTIETSVEVYYKKIDDYLDYKSGATLLLNQHIERDVVNTKGKAYGIEFLVRKTAGKSNGWVSYTYSRTFLKQDDPTAGELINNGNWYPANYDKPHNFNFNGNYRFSHRFSVSVDLTYSTGRPITLPIAKYEYGGAERVYYSDRNAYRIPDYFRTDLSMNIEGNHKVHQLTHNSWSIGVYNLTGRANAYSTFFQEQGGAINGYQLSIFARPIPFINYNIRF, from the coding sequence ATGAAAAAAGTTTACTTCTTAAGCTTGTGCTTTGCACTTATTTTCAAACTGGCCACGGCACAGGATGCAAATAAAAAAACGATCAGTGTCAACTTTCAGCAGGCGAATATAGAGCAGGTGGTAAAGGACCTGGAGTCGAAGACCGGCTATCATTTCTATTACAACCCGCCGCAGTTTGACAGCCTGAAGGTTACAGTTGAAGCAACCGGCAAAACGCTTGAGGCCGTGCTGAACATGGCTTTTGAAAAAACAGATTTTCATTATACCATCAGGGACCAGTTTGTATTTCTGACCAAAGGCCGCCAGGTGAGTGCGACGCTGGCACCGGGTTTCTTCAATACGGAGCAGGCTACTGCCCCGGCAACAGCTGCCGTAACCGATTACACCGAAGAAAAGCAGACGAAAGTACCGGAAGCAACTACGGAAAACAAGTTATACACCATCGGCATACGCACCAACACCATTAAACCTGGCAATTCGACACTGGCAGGTTACGTGCGCAATATAAAAACCGGCGAGGCCATCATCGGGGCCAGCATTTACAACCCGGATACAAGGGTAGGTACCGCTACTGACCAGTTTGGGTATTATTCGCTTACCATGCCGCGCGGAAGGATAACCCTGATCGTCAAAGGGCTGGGTATGAAAGACACCCGGCGCAGGATCATCCTTTATTCGGACGGCAAACTGAACATAGAAATGCAGGAACAGGTTACCTCGCTGAAAGAGGTGCAGATATCGGCAGAAAAGGTAGCTAATGTGAAAAGCACCCAAATGGGTGTCAACAAGCTCGACATCCGCAGCATCAAGCAAATTCCGACGGCCTTTGGCGAGGCTGACGTGTTGCGGGTGGTACTCACTTTGCCGGGCGTACAATCGGTCGGCGAAGCGACCACAGGTTTCAACGTACGCGGCGGCGCCGCCGATCAGAACCTGATCCTTTTCAATGATGCCACCATTTATAATCCGTCGCACTTTTTCGGCTTTTTCTCGGCCTTTGACCCCGACATCGTAAAAAACATCGAGCTGTATAAAAGTACCATCCCCGAGAAATACGGAGGCCGCCTGTCGTCAGTTCTGGATGTTACCGACAGGGAAGGCAATAAAAAGAAGTTTGCCGGTTCGGCAGGTATCGGTCTGCTTACAAGCCGGCTCGCCGTGGAGGGCCCGATAATCAAGGATAAAACTTCCTTTATTTTCGGTGGCCGTACTACCTATTCCGACTGGCTGCTTCATTTACTGCCCGAGGCCTACAAACATAGCTCCGCCTCCTTCTACGACCTTAACCTGGGGATAAGCCACCAGATAAACGATAAAAACACCATTTACCTGATGGGTTACTGGAGCCAGGACAAGTTCAGGCTGAACAGCGATACGGCCTATGCGTACAGCAACAAAAACGCCAACATCAAATGGAAGCACAACTTCAGCAACAAACTCTACAGTGTGATAATGGCCGGCGTCGATCATTACGATTACAGCATCACAAGCAGCGCAAACCCGGTGGACGCCTACAAGCTTAAGTTCGGCGTTAATCAAAGCAATTTCAAAACCGACTTCACTTATTACCCTAACCCCAAGCATACGGTTGATTTTGGTTTGAGTGGTATATATTATAAGCTGAACCCCGGTGATGAGGAAGCTAACGGCGAAAAATCGCTGGTTATTTCGCAGGTGGTTCCGCAGGAGCAGGCGTTGGAAAGCGCTCTTTACCTCGGCGATAAATATGATATAACACAGGATCTTTCCATCAGCGCGGGTATCAGGTATTCGCTATATGCGTCGCTTGGCCCGGCAACCGTGGACAGGTATGCCCCTAACCTGCCAAAAGAAAGCGTGAACGTGCTCGACAGTGTCACTTATGGTAAAAACAAGGTGATGAAAACTTATAAAGGGCCCGAAATAAGAGTATCGGCACGTTACAATTTAACGGACGATATCTCGGTAAAGGCAGCTTACAATACGTTAAGGCAATACATTCACCTGTTGTCAAACACCACAGCTATCTCACCTACCGACACCTATAAACTGAGCGATCCTAATGTTAAGCCGCAGTTTGGGCAGCAGGTATCACTTGGTTTATACCGCAATGCGAAATCGAACACGATTGAGACCTCGGTTGAGGTTTACTATAAAAAGATAGACGATTACCTGGACTATAAAAGCGGCGCCACGCTTTTGCTTAACCAGCACATCGAACGGGACGTGGTGAATACTAAGGGCAAGGCTTACGGGATCGAGTTCCTGGTTCGCAAAACGGCGGGTAAATCAAACGGTTGGGTTAGCTATACCTACTCGCGCACTTTCCTGAAACAGGATGACCCGACAGCCGGCGAACTGATCAACAACGGCAACTGGTACCCCGCAAATTACGATAAGCCGCATAATTTCAACTTTAATGGCAACTACCGGTTTAGCCACAGGTTCAGCGTATCGGTGGATCTTACCTACAGCACCGGGCGCCCTATTACGCTGCCTATTGCAAAGTATGAATATGGCGGAGCGGAAAGGGTATATTATTCAGACAGGAACGCTTACCGGATACCGGATTACTTCAGGACCGACCTTTCCATGAACATCGAAGGCAACCACAAGGTACACCAGCTAACACATAATTCCTGGTCTATCGGGGTTTACAACCTTACCGGTCGTGCAAACGCCTATTCCACCTTCTTCCAGGAACAGGGAGGTGCAATAAACGGTTACCAGTTGTCCATATTCGCCAGGCCTATACCATTTATCAACTATAACATCCGTTTCTGA